One Megalops cyprinoides isolate fMegCyp1 chromosome 17, fMegCyp1.pri, whole genome shotgun sequence DNA window includes the following coding sequences:
- the LOC118792731 gene encoding bcl-2-modifying factor-like — MDDEEDEVFRPISRCWGAPFGEIKYEDRGTQTPSPALRAGGGMLPYGVAREPRRLFYGNAGFRLHFPALFEARAWNREHDRGVEEEQQEGQPEQSSEVRIGRNLQLIGDQFHQERVQLYHRTYRNQHPVWWRMAMAFYSFLFERHGVRHQWGGELR; from the exons ATGGATGATGAGGAGGACGAGGTGTTCCGGCCAATCTCACGTTGTTGGGGGGCCCCCTTCGGTGAGATCAAGTACGAGGACAGGGGCACGCAGACTCCGAGTCCTGCCCTGAGAGCCGGGGGAGGCATGCTGCCCTACGGCGTGGCCAGGGAGCCGCGGAGACTGTTCTATG GTAACGCGGGATTCAGACTCCATTTCCCGGCACTGTTTGAGGCCCGGGCTTGGAACCGGGAACACGACCGGggcgtggaggaggagcagcaggaggggcAGCCGGAACAGAGCTCCGAGGTTCGGATCGGCCGGAATCTCCAGCTGATCGGAGACCAGTTCCATCAGGAGCGCGTCCAGCTG tACCACAGAACCTACAGGAACCAGCACCCTGTGTGGTGGCGCATGGCAATGGCTTTTTACTCCTTCCTGTTTGAAAGACACGGAGTCCGTCACCAATGGGGAGGGGAGCTGAGGTGA